Proteins encoded together in one Ammospiza caudacuta isolate bAmmCau1 chromosome 27, bAmmCau1.pri, whole genome shotgun sequence window:
- the TCAP gene encoding telethonin, with amino-acid sequence MVGPAVLGGSGGLFSARLGCRVQEEDVGRRETFSAEWLDLELSSRPEEGWCRREADAQRRESLEQRGAVRVLQQRSPWGLLRVGVLGQPLAQHLLPYARTFPVPLFAPSDLRGAKGGVPRTLSRSLSHEAQRG; translated from the exons ATGGTGGGACCTGCGGTGttggggggctccggggggctCTTCTCGGCCCGCCTGGGCTGCCGGGTGCAGGAGGAGGACGTGGGCAGGAGAGAAACCTTCAGCGCCGAGTGGCTGGACCTGGAGCTCAGCTCCCGACCCGAGGAGGG GTGGTGCCGGCGGGAGGCGGACGCGCAGCGCCGGGAGTCGCTGGAGCAGCGCGGGGCCGTGCGGGTGCTGCAGCAGCGCTCGCCCTgggggctgctcagggtgggggtcctggggcagcccctggcccagcacctcctgccctaCGCCCGCACCTTCCCCGTGCCCCTGTTCGCCCCCTCGGACCTGCGCGGGGCCAAGGGCGGCGTCCCCCGCACCCTCTCCCGCTCCCTCTCGCACGAAGCCCAGCGGGGCTGA
- the STARD3 gene encoding stAR-related lipid transfer protein 3, which translates to MSKPPELQHDLERSLPAIASISSSLSQSQGFSPYFLSPEKRKAISDVRRTFCLFVTFDLLFISLLWIIELNTKVGIKENLKDEIINYQFKTSFFDIFLLALFRFLVLLLGYAVLRLRHWWVIAVTTLVSSAFLIVKVILSELLTKGAFGYLLPIVSFVIAWLETWFLDFKVLTQEAEEERWFLAAQAAASRPLLYPRALSEGQFYSPPESFAGSDNESDEEGVGRKALTTQEKEYVRQGKEAMEVVDQILAQEENWKFEKNNDFGDVVYTFEIPFHGKTFILKAFLQCSPEMVYQEVILQPEKMILWNRTVAACQILQRVEDNTIVSYDVAAGAAGGVVSPRDFVNVRRIERRRDRYVSSGMSTTHSLKPPLSKYVRGENGPGGFIVLKCPSNAKVCTFIWILNTDLKGRLPRYLIHQSLAATMFEFAFHLRQRVAELCSKA; encoded by the exons ATGAGCAAGCCCCCGGAGCTGCAGCACGACCTGGAACGAAGCCTCCCTGCCATCGCCTCCATCAGCTCCTCCCTCTCGCAGAGCCAGGGGTTTTCCCCTTATTTCCTCTCCCCGGAGAAGAGAAAAGCCATCTCGGATGTGAGGAGAACCTTCTGCCTCTTCGTCACCTTCGACCTGCTCTTCATCTCCCTGCTGTGGATCATCGAGCTCAAT ACCAAGGTGGGCATCAAGGAGAACCTGAAGGATGAAATCATCAACTACCAATTCAAGACTTCATTCTTTGATATCTTT CTCTTGGCTCTGTTTCGGTttctggtgctgctcctgggctaCGCCGTGCTGCGCCTGCGCCACTGGTGGGTCATCGCG GTCACCACACTGGTGTCCAGTGCCTTCCTGATTGTCAAGGTCATCCTCTCCGAG CTTCTGACCAAAGGGGCCTTTGGGTATTTACTTCCCATTGTCTCATTTGTCATTGCTTGGCTGGAGACCTGGTTCCTGGATTTTAAAGTCCTAACTCAGGAAGCAGAAGAGGAACGAT GGTTcctggcagcccaggctgcagcctcGAGGCCTCTGCTGTACCCCAGAGCCCTCTCCGAGGGACAGTTCTACTCCCCACCCGAGTCCTTTGCAG GTTCAGACAACGAGTCTGATGAGGAAGGTGTGGGGAGGAAGGCCTTGACAACTCAG gaaaaggAATATGTCCGACAAGGCAAAGAGGCCATGGAGGTTGTGGACCAAATCCTCGCTCAGGAGGAGAACTGGAAGTTTGAGAAAAACAAT GACTTTGGTGATGTTGTTTACACTTTTGAAATCCCTTTCCACGGCAAGACCTTTATTTTAAAG gctttcctgcagtgctccccTGAAATGGTTTACCAGGAGGTGATTCTGCAGCCCGAGAAGATGATCCTGTGGAACAGAACAGTGGCAGCTTGCCAG ATCTTGCAGCGGGTTGAGGACAACACGATCGTCTCGTACGACGTGGCGGCCGGAGCTGCTGGCGGGGTGGTGTCCCCAAG GGATTTCGTGAACGTGCGTCGGATCGAGAGGAGGAGGGACAGGTACGTGTCCTCAGGGATGTCGACCACGCACAGCCTGAAGCCTCCGCTCTCCAAGTATGTCAG GGGTGAGAATGGACCTGGAGGATTCATCGTGCTGAAATGTCCCAGCAATGCCAAGGTCTGCACCTTCATCTGGATCCTCAACACAGATCTGAAG ggtcgCCTGCCCAGGTACCTGATCCACCAGAGCCTGGCCGCCACCATGTTCGAGTTCGCCTTCCACCTGCGCCAGCGCGTGGCCGagctctgctccaaggcctga